GAAGCAGTTAAAACTAATAGTTTTAATGAGTTTTTAGAAAGCTTAGAAAAAGATTTATCAGTATTAAACGAAGAAAACTATAAATTTACATCTCAAAGCATAAAACTACACAACGAAGATACAAAAGACGTTCCAAAAGAACTATTTTTACCACCAAACCTTTATTTTATTGGGACGGTCAATATTGATGAAACTACTTACATGTTTTCTCCAAAAGTTTTGGATAGAGCATTTACAATAGAGTTTGACGTCGGAAGTTTTAAAGATTATTTAGAATTTTTAAAAGCAAATTCAGATGATGAGAATTCAAACATAGATGAAAATCTGAAAGAAGATTTTATTAATAAAGGTGAGTTTGCAGTTATTGACAAACAAAAGATAAAAGAATTCTTTGAAAATGAAGAAAATAAAAAATATTTAAAAGATCTTGAGGAAATAAATAATACTCTAAAAAGGTTTGGTTTACATTTCGGATACCGTGTATTTGACGAGATTGTTATGTTCCTGTATAACTCACAAAACTCCTACTTTAAATTTGAAAACTTAGATGAAGCGTTTGATTTGGCCGTTAAAATGAAAGTTCTTCCCAAGTTCCACGGAACAAGGCAAAGATTAGAAAAGCCTGTTGTTGAATTACTCAACAAACTTGGTGTGAAAAACCCTGAAGAAAAAATTACAGATGGAATACCGCCAATAGATGAAATTGCTGAAACTCAATTCAAACACACAGTTCACAAACTCCTAGAAATGTTTTACAAACTGAAAACTCAGGGATTTGCTTCCTTCTTATGAAGATTAAGTGGTGTGCCCGGCGGGACTCGAACCCGCGACCTCGAGATTAGGAATCTCGCGCTCTATCCGCCTGAGCTACGGGCACTACCACTAAATAAATATTATATATCCTTTCGCCTACAGAAAAAGGAATTAAAATTTAAGGATTATGGAACTCCAGGTGGAGACGGTCTTTCAAACGGTTAGAGATAAAGAGTTTTTAAGGATAGCGGATAAAGTTTTAAACGAAAAGCGTATAAATCAGGAAGAAGCTTTATACCTTTACAGGAGCAATGAGCTTACCGCCCTCGGACTGCTTGCGGAATACATAAACAGGAAGAAAAACGGAATGTATGCCTACTTTATAGTGAACAGACAGATAAATCCCACAAATGTATGCATGTATCAGTGCGACTTTTGCGCCTTCGGAGTTAAGAAGTCGGATCCCAAAGCCTACGAGATGAGTATGGAAGAAATACTGAAAAAAGTGGAAGAGCTTTACCTCATGGGAGGCAGGGAAGTTCACATAGTAGGAGGGATACCTTCTTACTGGGATTACGATAAGTACGTAAGTATAGTAAGGGAAATTAAAAAGCGTTTTCCCGAGATAATAATAAAGGCTTGGACCGCGGTTGAGATACACCACATGGCGAAAATCTCCGGAAAGTCCTACGAAGAAGTTCTGAGTGAATTAAAAGAAGCGGGACTTGACGCTCTTCCGGGGGGCGGTGCGGAAATATTCTCGGAAAGGGTGAGGAAGATAATAGCTCCTTACAAGGCAAACGCGGAAGAGTACTTAGAAGTTCACAGAGTTGCTCACAAACTCGGGATTCCCAGTAACGCAACGATGCTTTACGGACATGTGGAAACACTTGAGGAAAGGGTAGAACACATGGAGATGCTGAGAAGACTTCAGGACGAAACGGGAGGCTTTCAGGTGTTCATACCTCTCGCTTACTGGCCTGAAGGGACGAGGCTCGGCGGAACGAGAACCTCTTCCGTAGACGACCTGAAAACTATAGCTATATCGAGGATTTACCTTGATAACTTTGATCATATAAAAGCTTACTGGGTTACCTTGGGTGAAAAAGTAGCACAGGTTGCCCTGAACTTCGGTGCGGATGATCTGGACGGCACGATACAGGAGGAAAAAATAGTACACGCTGCAGGAACCAAATCCGCTTACGGGCACTCCGTGGACAAACTCGTGAACCTCATAAAGAAAGCGGGTAAAACTCCCGCTGAAAGGGATACCTTCTAC
The genomic region above belongs to Aquifex aeolicus VF5 and contains:
- a CDS encoding McrB family protein — protein: MNLKKIKEISLPEEITKSLLSEHQGRRVCKKFDQFSKENQEKLLNFLSKEISNMQEATRIETGQQEKGTCLKNSSLKLDSHIVNSFYNALKTKGFVILAGLSGTGKTKIFEEFVKCFPENHNLFFPIRPDFKDSKSLLGYYNPLKGEYHSTPLLEFILEASKNYLEKGKNADTFFVLFDEMNLARVEYYFADFLSVLEAKRFENKDEAVKTNSFNEFLESLEKDLSVLNEENYKFTSQSIKLHNEDTKDVPKELFLPPNLYFIGTVNIDETTYMFSPKVLDRAFTIEFDVGSFKDYLEFLKANSDDENSNIDENLKEDFINKGEFAVIDKQKIKEFFENEENKKYLKDLEEINNTLKRFGLHFGYRVFDEIVMFLYNSQNSYFKFENLDEAFDLAVKMKVLPKFHGTRQRLEKPVVELLNKLGVKNPEEKITDGIPPIDEIAETQFKHTVHKLLEMFYKLKTQGFASFL
- the mqnE gene encoding aminofutalosine synthase MqnE; the encoded protein is MELQVETVFQTVRDKEFLRIADKVLNEKRINQEEALYLYRSNELTALGLLAEYINRKKNGMYAYFIVNRQINPTNVCMYQCDFCAFGVKKSDPKAYEMSMEEILKKVEELYLMGGREVHIVGGIPSYWDYDKYVSIVREIKKRFPEIIIKAWTAVEIHHMAKISGKSYEEVLSELKEAGLDALPGGGAEIFSERVRKIIAPYKANAEEYLEVHRVAHKLGIPSNATMLYGHVETLEERVEHMEMLRRLQDETGGFQVFIPLAYWPEGTRLGGTRTSSVDDLKTIAISRIYLDNFDHIKAYWVTLGEKVAQVALNFGADDLDGTIQEEKIVHAAGTKSAYGHSVDKLVNLIKKAGKTPAERDTFYRVVRVYD